In the Bacteroidia bacterium genome, TATATATGGTTGCTGGTTATAACACCATATCGATGGGAACCGGCAGAAAAGAATTTAATCCAAAAAAAGAACGTCCAGGCCTTGAAGAATATATGAAAGAAGCCGGACAGGGTGTCTTAAAACAAATTGGTGGTGCTGCAAATGTTGACGAATGTGTAGTTGGAAATTTTATTGGAGCAAGATTCAACAGACAAGCTAATATGGCGGGATTTTTCCCTTTTGTTGATGAAGGATTGAAATATAAACCATGCACCAGAGTTGAAGGTGCTTGTGGAACAGGAGCTCTTGCTTTAATGAATGGTATTAAATCAGTACTTGCCGAAACAGCAGAAGTTGTGCTAGTTGTTGGTATCGAAGTTCAGAATACGGTAAAAGCAATTTACGGTGCAGATATTTTGGCTGCTGCTGGCTGGAGCAAAGAAAGAAAAGATGGACATGCATATTTCTTCCCTGGAAAATTCAGCGATCGTGCTGGAAAATATTACGAAAAATTTGGCAAAGAAAAAACCCGTAAAGCAATGGCTAAGTGGTTTGTAAATGCAATGGAAAATGCTAGACTTTGCTCAACTGCTCAGGAATTTCATAATACTTCAAAAGATTTAGAAGCTCTTGGAATGATGGAGCCAAATGGTCGTTCATTTGTTGATCATTTAAATGTATTCGATTGCTCTAAAGTATCTGACGGTGCTTCAGCAATAGCAATTGTTTCTGAAGAAGGTTTAAAACGTTGTGGAATTGATAAAAAAGACGCTATTGAAGTTATAGGATTTGGTCAGACAGAAAACGATATTACATTACCACCAGCAGATCATACAAAACTCGATACAACTGCTGCTGCTGTTAAAAAAGCTTTGGATATGGCTAATATTACTAAAGACCAAATTGGTACTGTTGAATGTCATGATTGTTTCACTATTGCTGGAATTATGGCTACAGAAGCTATTGGATTTGCTGAACATGGAAAAGGACCAGATTATGTTTTAGCTGGCAATACATCTCGTACTGGCGAAGTTCCATTTAATACAACTGGTGGTTTAATTGGTTGGGGACATCCAACAGGTGCAACCGGAGTTCATCAGGCAGTAACAATTTTAGAACAATTAACAGGAAAAGCTGGTGATGCTCAAATAATTATTAAACCTAATCGTCCATATGGATTAACAATTAACATGGGTGGCGATGATAAAACTCTTGTTTCAATTGTTTACAAAAAAGCTGAATAAATGTTTGAAATAGATTAATAAAAATGAAGTCAGGTCTTTCGACCTGACTTTTTTTATTTTATTATACTGCTACTTAGATGGCGGGTCATGCCCGCCATGACGTGCTAGAGTTTTTTTTCGTCATTACGGCCTTGAGCCGTAATCTCATTTTAAACAATTTAAAACGCCCCCATTAATAAATTAATATCTTGTGTTGGTAAAGAAAACAAGCTTCCTATATATCGATTGGTAAGAGTTCCGTTAAAAATATAAATCCCATGTCTGAAGCCAATATTTTCTTTTGCAAAGCGATTTATACTTCCCGCCTTACCCATTTCAAGAATCAATGGAGCAAATATATTACTCAAAGCATATGAAGCTGTACGGGCAACTCTGGATGCAATATTTGGCACACAATAATGAACTACTCCATGTTTAATAAATACAGGATTTGTATGTGTTGTAAGTCTTGAAGTTTCAATACAACCACCTTGATCAATACTAATATCAATTATTACGCTACCCTTTTTCATTGTTTTAATCATCTCTTCTGTAACGAAATAGCTTGTTCCTTTTTCGGTCAGGCGAATAGCACCAATTAATACGTCAGCAGATTTTAAAGCATTTGCAAGAACCAGTGGATGTAAAACTGAAGTATAAATATGTCGTCCTAAATTATTTTGTAAACGTTTTAATTTCCAAGCAGATGCATCAAATATTTTTACCATAGCACCCAAACCAATAGCAGTTCGCGCTGCAAATTCTCCCGCTGTTCCAGCACCAAGAATAACAACCTCAGAAGGATTTACTCCGGTTATTCCGCCCAACATTTCCCCTTTTCCACCATGCACATTACTTAAATGTTCTGCAGCTGTTAATATTGAAGTGCTTCCTGCTATTTCGCTCATCGATCTTACAACAGGATAACAATCATTTTCGTCTTTTAAATATTCAAATCCAAGACATGTAAGTTTTTTTCTCATCAAACGATGAAGATATTCAGCATTTTGAGTTGCTACGTTTAATGATGAAATTACTAATTGATGAGCCTTGGTTAAACCAATTTCAGCATCAGTTAAAGGTGCAACCTTAAGTAACACATCAGATCTGAAAACTTCTTCTTTACTTGTTACTATTTGTGCACCTGATTCGCTGTAGCTATTGTCTAAAAAATTTGCTGCTTTGCCTGCATTGGATTGAATTAATACCTCGTGGCCGTTATTTATAAGTAATTCAACTGTAATTGGGGTAAGGGCAACACGATTTTCATTTCGTTCTTCTTCCAGTGGTATTCCAATTGTAAGTTTCTTTTGATGATTTTTTACTGCAAGCATCTCTTCCATTGGCATTAACTTAGCTCCTGCCAATGAAATACCTTTAGCACCAGATTTTGAAGTTACCATAAATTAAATATTAGAAACCAGATAATTGAACTAATTCTCGTTATACGTACAAAGTTAATGTACGTTTCTGTTTTTCGTCTATTTTTATACTGATTTTTTGAGTTTCGGCTGGTAATAAAGGTTCTGCCAATTCGGGCCACTCTATAAAACAATAATTTTTCCCATCAATATATTCTTCAAAGCCAATATCTATTATTTCATTTATTTTATTTAAACGGTAAAAATCGAAATGAAAAACTGACTCATTGTTAGTTGTTACATACTCATTAATTATAGCAAAAGTAGGACTGGTAACATTTGAGGTACAGCCCAATAAATTACAAATTTCTTTAATTAATGTTGTTTTACCTGCACCCATTTCAGCATAAAATGCAATAATTTTATTTTTTCTAGTGTTTTTTAAAACCCACTCGGCCGCTTGTGTTAATTGCGACAATGAATCTAACTGAAACGAAATCATTTTTTAGGGCTTAATGTTACGGCAGGAATTAACATTTCTTCAATGCTTACACCACCATGCTGAAATGTATTTTTATAATACTTAACGTAGTAATTAAAATTATTTGGATAGGCCAAAAAATCATTATTACATGCAAATATATAAGTGGAGCTAAGATTAGATTTTGGCAAATAAACTTTTGCTGGATCTGTTATTTCAAAAACTTCTCTTGCATTATAATTTAGATT is a window encoding:
- a CDS encoding 3-ketoacyl-CoA thiolase, encoding MMKLRKKIYMVAGYNTISMGTGRKEFNPKKERPGLEEYMKEAGQGVLKQIGGAANVDECVVGNFIGARFNRQANMAGFFPFVDEGLKYKPCTRVEGACGTGALALMNGIKSVLAETAEVVLVVGIEVQNTVKAIYGADILAAAGWSKERKDGHAYFFPGKFSDRAGKYYEKFGKEKTRKAMAKWFVNAMENARLCSTAQEFHNTSKDLEALGMMEPNGRSFVDHLNVFDCSKVSDGASAIAIVSEEGLKRCGIDKKDAIEVIGFGQTENDITLPPADHTKLDTTAAAVKKALDMANITKDQIGTVECHDCFTIAGIMATEAIGFAEHGKGPDYVLAGNTSRTGEVPFNTTGGLIGWGHPTGATGVHQAVTILEQLTGKAGDAQIIIKPNRPYGLTINMGGDDKTLVSIVYKKAE
- a CDS encoding alanine dehydrogenase; translation: MVTSKSGAKGISLAGAKLMPMEEMLAVKNHQKKLTIGIPLEEERNENRVALTPITVELLINNGHEVLIQSNAGKAANFLDNSYSESGAQIVTSKEEVFRSDVLLKVAPLTDAEIGLTKAHQLVISSLNVATQNAEYLHRLMRKKLTCLGFEYLKDENDCYPVVRSMSEIAGSTSILTAAEHLSNVHGGKGEMLGGITGVNPSEVVILGAGTAGEFAARTAIGLGAMVKIFDASAWKLKRLQNNLGRHIYTSVLHPLVLANALKSADVLIGAIRLTEKGTSYFVTEEMIKTMKKGSVIIDISIDQGGCIETSRLTTHTNPVFIKHGVVHYCVPNIASRVARTASYALSNIFAPLILEMGKAGSINRFAKENIGFRHGIYIFNGTLTNRYIGSLFSLPTQDINLLMGAF
- the tsaE gene encoding tRNA (adenosine(37)-N6)-threonylcarbamoyltransferase complex ATPase subunit type 1 TsaE, which encodes MISFQLDSLSQLTQAAEWVLKNTRKNKIIAFYAEMGAGKTTLIKEICNLLGCTSNVTSPTFAIINEYVTTNNESVFHFDFYRLNKINEIIDIGFEEYIDGKNYCFIEWPELAEPLLPAETQKISIKIDEKQKRTLTLYV